In Felis catus isolate Fca126 chromosome A2, F.catus_Fca126_mat1.0, whole genome shotgun sequence, the following proteins share a genomic window:
- the PXK gene encoding PX domain-containing protein kinase-like protein isoform X8, translating to MAFMEKPPAGKVLLDDTVPLTAAIEASQSLQSHTEYIIRVQRGISVENSWQIVRRYSDFDLLNNSLQIAGLSLPLPPKKLIGNMDREFIAERQKGLQNYLNVITTNHVLSNCELVKKFLDPNNYSANYTEIALQQVSMFFRSEPKWEVVEPLKDIGWRIRKKYFLMKIKNQPKERLVLSWADLGPDKYLSDKDFQCLIKLLPSCLHPYIYRVTFATANESSALLIRMFNEKGTLKDLIYKAKPKDPFLKKYCNPKKIQGLELQQIKTYGRQILEVLKFLHDKGFPYGHLHASNVMLDGDTCRLLDLENSLLGLPSFYRSYFSQFRKINTLESVDVHCFGHLLYEMTYGRPPDSVPVDSFPPAPSMAVVAVLESTLSCEACKNGMPTVSRLLQMPLFSDVLLTTSEKPQFKIPTKLKEALRIAKECIEKRLIEEQKQIHQHRRLTRAQSHHGSEEERKKRKILARKKSKRSAVENSEEYSAKYSNSNNSAGSGASSPLTSPSSPTPPSTAEHAPF from the exons GAATATATCATTCGGGTGCAAAGAGGAATTTCTGTAGAAAACAGCTGGCag ATTGTGAGGAGATACAGTGACTTTGATTTGCTGAACAACAGCTTGCag ATTGCAGGCCTAAGTCTACCTCTTCCTCCCAAAAAATTGATTGGTAACATGGATCGTGAATTCATAGCTGAGAGGCAGAAAGGTCTTCAGAACTATCTCAACGTTATCACCACAAATCATGTCTTGTCTAATTGTGAGCTGGTTAAGAAGTTTTTAGATCCAAACAACTATTCCGCAAACTACACTG AGATTGCCTTACAGCAAGTTTCCATGTTCTTCCGATCAGAACCAAAGTGGGAGGTGGTAGAACCGTTGAAAGACATAG GTTggagaataaggaagaaatatttcttgaTGAAGATTAAAAATCAGCCAAAGGAACGGCTAGTGTTAAGCTGG GCTGACCTTGGTCCTGACAAGTATCTGTCAGATAAAGATTTTCAGTGTCTAATCAAACTTCTGCCTTCCTGTTTG CACCCTTACATCTATCGGGTCACCTTTGCCACAGCTAATGAATCCTCAGCATTGCTTATTAGGATGTTTAATGAAAAAGGAACTTTGAAGGACCTGATCTACAAG gCAAAACCAAAAGACCCATTCCTAAAGAAGTACTGCAACCCTAAGAAGATCCAGGGCCTTGAACTCcagcaaataaaaacatatggGCGGCAAATATTAGAG gtACTAAAGTTTCTACATGACAAGGGATTCCCTTATGGGCATCTGCATGCCTCCAATGTGATGCTAGATGGTGACACTTGCCGGCTGCTAGACCTTGAGAATTCTTTATtgggccttccttccttctaccgatcctatttctcacagttcaggaaaATCAAT ACATTGGAAAGTGTGGACGTCCACTGCTTTGGCCACTTACTGTATGAAATGACTTATGGACGACCGCCAGACTCAGTGCCTGTAGACTCCTTCCCTCCTGCACCGTCTATGGCTGTGG TGGCCGTGTTGGAGTCTACGCTGTCTTGTGAAGCCTGTAAAAATGGCATGCCTACCGTCTCCCGGCTCTTACAGATGCC gTTATTCAGTGATGTTTTACTAACCACTTCTGAAAAGCCACAGTTTAAG attcCCACAAAGTTAAAAGAGGCATTGAGAATTGCCAAAGAATGTATAGAAAAAAGACTAATTGAAGAACAGAAGCAG ATTCACCAGCATCGAAGACTGACAAGAGCCCAGTCTCACCATGGAtctgaagaagagaggaaaaagagaaagattttagCTCGAAAG aagtcaaaACGGTCTGCTGTTGAAAACAGTGAAGAGTATTCAGCAAAATATAGCAACTCCAATAATTCAG CAGGATCTGGGGCCAGCTCACCTCTCACATCCCCGTCATCACCGACTCCACCCTCTACAGCAG
- the PXK gene encoding PX domain-containing protein kinase-like protein isoform X7, translating to MAFMEKPPAGKVLLDDTVPLTAAIEASQSLQSHTEYIIRVQRGISVENSWQIVRRYSDFDLLNNSLQIAGLSLPLPPKKLIGNMDREFIAERQKGLQNYLNVITTNHVLSNCELVKKFLDPNNYSANYTEIALQQVSMFFRSEPKWEVVEPLKDIGWRIRKKYFLMKIKNQPKERLVLSWADLGPDKYLSDKDFQCLIKLLPSCLHPYIYRVTFATANESSALLIRMFNEKGTLKDLIYKAKPKDPFLKKYCNPKKIQGLELQQIKTYGRQILEVLKFLHDKGFPYGHLHASNVMLDGDTCRLLDLENSLLGLPSFYRSYFSQFRKINTLESVDVHCFGHLLYEMTYGRPPDSVPVDSFPPAPSMAVVAVLESTLSCEACKNGMPTVSRLLQMPLFSDVLLTTSEKPQFKIPTKLKEALRIAKECIEKRLIEEQKQIHQHRRLTRAQSHHGSEEERKKRKILARKKSKRSAVENSEEYSAKYSNSNNSGSGASSPLTSPSSPTPPSTAVEHAPF from the exons GAATATATCATTCGGGTGCAAAGAGGAATTTCTGTAGAAAACAGCTGGCag ATTGTGAGGAGATACAGTGACTTTGATTTGCTGAACAACAGCTTGCag ATTGCAGGCCTAAGTCTACCTCTTCCTCCCAAAAAATTGATTGGTAACATGGATCGTGAATTCATAGCTGAGAGGCAGAAAGGTCTTCAGAACTATCTCAACGTTATCACCACAAATCATGTCTTGTCTAATTGTGAGCTGGTTAAGAAGTTTTTAGATCCAAACAACTATTCCGCAAACTACACTG AGATTGCCTTACAGCAAGTTTCCATGTTCTTCCGATCAGAACCAAAGTGGGAGGTGGTAGAACCGTTGAAAGACATAG GTTggagaataaggaagaaatatttcttgaTGAAGATTAAAAATCAGCCAAAGGAACGGCTAGTGTTAAGCTGG GCTGACCTTGGTCCTGACAAGTATCTGTCAGATAAAGATTTTCAGTGTCTAATCAAACTTCTGCCTTCCTGTTTG CACCCTTACATCTATCGGGTCACCTTTGCCACAGCTAATGAATCCTCAGCATTGCTTATTAGGATGTTTAATGAAAAAGGAACTTTGAAGGACCTGATCTACAAG gCAAAACCAAAAGACCCATTCCTAAAGAAGTACTGCAACCCTAAGAAGATCCAGGGCCTTGAACTCcagcaaataaaaacatatggGCGGCAAATATTAGAG gtACTAAAGTTTCTACATGACAAGGGATTCCCTTATGGGCATCTGCATGCCTCCAATGTGATGCTAGATGGTGACACTTGCCGGCTGCTAGACCTTGAGAATTCTTTATtgggccttccttccttctaccgatcctatttctcacagttcaggaaaATCAAT ACATTGGAAAGTGTGGACGTCCACTGCTTTGGCCACTTACTGTATGAAATGACTTATGGACGACCGCCAGACTCAGTGCCTGTAGACTCCTTCCCTCCTGCACCGTCTATGGCTGTGG TGGCCGTGTTGGAGTCTACGCTGTCTTGTGAAGCCTGTAAAAATGGCATGCCTACCGTCTCCCGGCTCTTACAGATGCC gTTATTCAGTGATGTTTTACTAACCACTTCTGAAAAGCCACAGTTTAAG attcCCACAAAGTTAAAAGAGGCATTGAGAATTGCCAAAGAATGTATAGAAAAAAGACTAATTGAAGAACAGAAGCAG ATTCACCAGCATCGAAGACTGACAAGAGCCCAGTCTCACCATGGAtctgaagaagagaggaaaaagagaaagattttagCTCGAAAG aagtcaaaACGGTCTGCTGTTGAAAACAGTGAAGAGTATTCAGCAAAATATAGCAACTCCAATAATTCAG GATCTGGGGCCAGCTCACCTCTCACATCCCCGTCATCACCGACTCCACCCTCTACAGCAG
- the PXK gene encoding PX domain-containing protein kinase-like protein isoform X9: MAFMEKPPAGKVLLDDTVPLTAAIEASQSLQSHTEYIIRVQRGISVENSWQIVRRYSDFDLLNNSLQIAGLSLPLPPKKLIGNMDREFIAERQKGLQNYLNVITTNHVLSNCELVKKFLDPNNYSANYTEIALQQVSMFFRSEPKWEVVEPLKDIGWRIRKKYFLMKIKNQPKERLVLSWADLGPDKYLSDKDFQCLIKLLPSCLHPYIYRVTFATANESSALLIRMFNEKGTLKDLIYKAKPKDPFLKKYCNPKKIQGLELQQIKTYGRQILEVLKFLHDKGFPYGHLHASNVMLDGDTCRLLDLENSLLGLPSFYRSYFSQFRKINTLESVDVHCFGHLLYEMTYGRPPDSVPVDSFPPAPSMAVVAVLESTLSCEACKNGMPTVSRLLQMPLFSDVLLTTSEKPQFKIPTKLKEALRIAKECIEKRLIEEQKQIHQHRRLTRAQSHHGSEEERKKRKILARKKSKRSAVENSEEYSAKYSNSNNSGSGASSPLTSPSSPTPPSTAEHAPF, encoded by the exons GAATATATCATTCGGGTGCAAAGAGGAATTTCTGTAGAAAACAGCTGGCag ATTGTGAGGAGATACAGTGACTTTGATTTGCTGAACAACAGCTTGCag ATTGCAGGCCTAAGTCTACCTCTTCCTCCCAAAAAATTGATTGGTAACATGGATCGTGAATTCATAGCTGAGAGGCAGAAAGGTCTTCAGAACTATCTCAACGTTATCACCACAAATCATGTCTTGTCTAATTGTGAGCTGGTTAAGAAGTTTTTAGATCCAAACAACTATTCCGCAAACTACACTG AGATTGCCTTACAGCAAGTTTCCATGTTCTTCCGATCAGAACCAAAGTGGGAGGTGGTAGAACCGTTGAAAGACATAG GTTggagaataaggaagaaatatttcttgaTGAAGATTAAAAATCAGCCAAAGGAACGGCTAGTGTTAAGCTGG GCTGACCTTGGTCCTGACAAGTATCTGTCAGATAAAGATTTTCAGTGTCTAATCAAACTTCTGCCTTCCTGTTTG CACCCTTACATCTATCGGGTCACCTTTGCCACAGCTAATGAATCCTCAGCATTGCTTATTAGGATGTTTAATGAAAAAGGAACTTTGAAGGACCTGATCTACAAG gCAAAACCAAAAGACCCATTCCTAAAGAAGTACTGCAACCCTAAGAAGATCCAGGGCCTTGAACTCcagcaaataaaaacatatggGCGGCAAATATTAGAG gtACTAAAGTTTCTACATGACAAGGGATTCCCTTATGGGCATCTGCATGCCTCCAATGTGATGCTAGATGGTGACACTTGCCGGCTGCTAGACCTTGAGAATTCTTTATtgggccttccttccttctaccgatcctatttctcacagttcaggaaaATCAAT ACATTGGAAAGTGTGGACGTCCACTGCTTTGGCCACTTACTGTATGAAATGACTTATGGACGACCGCCAGACTCAGTGCCTGTAGACTCCTTCCCTCCTGCACCGTCTATGGCTGTGG TGGCCGTGTTGGAGTCTACGCTGTCTTGTGAAGCCTGTAAAAATGGCATGCCTACCGTCTCCCGGCTCTTACAGATGCC gTTATTCAGTGATGTTTTACTAACCACTTCTGAAAAGCCACAGTTTAAG attcCCACAAAGTTAAAAGAGGCATTGAGAATTGCCAAAGAATGTATAGAAAAAAGACTAATTGAAGAACAGAAGCAG ATTCACCAGCATCGAAGACTGACAAGAGCCCAGTCTCACCATGGAtctgaagaagagaggaaaaagagaaagattttagCTCGAAAG aagtcaaaACGGTCTGCTGTTGAAAACAGTGAAGAGTATTCAGCAAAATATAGCAACTCCAATAATTCAG GATCTGGGGCCAGCTCACCTCTCACATCCCCGTCATCACCGACTCCACCCTCTACAGCAG
- the PXK gene encoding PX domain-containing protein kinase-like protein isoform X6, translating to MAFMEKPPAGKVLLDDTVPLTAAIEASQSLQSHTEYIIRVQRGISVENSWQIVRRYSDFDLLNNSLQIAGLSLPLPPKKLIGNMDREFIAERQKGLQNYLNVITTNHVLSNCELVKKFLDPNNYSANYTEIALQQVSMFFRSEPKWEVVEPLKDIGWRIRKKYFLMKIKNQPKERLVLSWADLGPDKYLSDKDFQCLIKLLPSCLHPYIYRVTFATANESSALLIRMFNEKGTLKDLIYKAKPKDPFLKKYCNPKKIQGLELQQIKTYGRQILEVLKFLHDKGFPYGHLHASNVMLDGDTCRLLDLENSLLGLPSFYRSYFSQFRKINTLESVDVHCFGHLLYEMTYGRPPDSVPVDSFPPAPSMAVVAVLESTLSCEACKNGMPTVSRLLQMPLFSDVLLTTSEKPQFKIPTKLKEALRIAKECIEKRLIEEQKQIHQHRRLTRAQSHHGSEEERKKRKILARKKSKRSAVENSEEYSAKYSNSNNSAGSGASSPLTSPSSPTPPSTAVEHAPF from the exons GAATATATCATTCGGGTGCAAAGAGGAATTTCTGTAGAAAACAGCTGGCag ATTGTGAGGAGATACAGTGACTTTGATTTGCTGAACAACAGCTTGCag ATTGCAGGCCTAAGTCTACCTCTTCCTCCCAAAAAATTGATTGGTAACATGGATCGTGAATTCATAGCTGAGAGGCAGAAAGGTCTTCAGAACTATCTCAACGTTATCACCACAAATCATGTCTTGTCTAATTGTGAGCTGGTTAAGAAGTTTTTAGATCCAAACAACTATTCCGCAAACTACACTG AGATTGCCTTACAGCAAGTTTCCATGTTCTTCCGATCAGAACCAAAGTGGGAGGTGGTAGAACCGTTGAAAGACATAG GTTggagaataaggaagaaatatttcttgaTGAAGATTAAAAATCAGCCAAAGGAACGGCTAGTGTTAAGCTGG GCTGACCTTGGTCCTGACAAGTATCTGTCAGATAAAGATTTTCAGTGTCTAATCAAACTTCTGCCTTCCTGTTTG CACCCTTACATCTATCGGGTCACCTTTGCCACAGCTAATGAATCCTCAGCATTGCTTATTAGGATGTTTAATGAAAAAGGAACTTTGAAGGACCTGATCTACAAG gCAAAACCAAAAGACCCATTCCTAAAGAAGTACTGCAACCCTAAGAAGATCCAGGGCCTTGAACTCcagcaaataaaaacatatggGCGGCAAATATTAGAG gtACTAAAGTTTCTACATGACAAGGGATTCCCTTATGGGCATCTGCATGCCTCCAATGTGATGCTAGATGGTGACACTTGCCGGCTGCTAGACCTTGAGAATTCTTTATtgggccttccttccttctaccgatcctatttctcacagttcaggaaaATCAAT ACATTGGAAAGTGTGGACGTCCACTGCTTTGGCCACTTACTGTATGAAATGACTTATGGACGACCGCCAGACTCAGTGCCTGTAGACTCCTTCCCTCCTGCACCGTCTATGGCTGTGG TGGCCGTGTTGGAGTCTACGCTGTCTTGTGAAGCCTGTAAAAATGGCATGCCTACCGTCTCCCGGCTCTTACAGATGCC gTTATTCAGTGATGTTTTACTAACCACTTCTGAAAAGCCACAGTTTAAG attcCCACAAAGTTAAAAGAGGCATTGAGAATTGCCAAAGAATGTATAGAAAAAAGACTAATTGAAGAACAGAAGCAG ATTCACCAGCATCGAAGACTGACAAGAGCCCAGTCTCACCATGGAtctgaagaagagaggaaaaagagaaagattttagCTCGAAAG aagtcaaaACGGTCTGCTGTTGAAAACAGTGAAGAGTATTCAGCAAAATATAGCAACTCCAATAATTCAG CAGGATCTGGGGCCAGCTCACCTCTCACATCCCCGTCATCACCGACTCCACCCTCTACAGCAG